A single genomic interval of Eleutherodactylus coqui strain aEleCoq1 chromosome 3, aEleCoq1.hap1, whole genome shotgun sequence harbors:
- the BTBD8 gene encoding BTB/POZ domain-containing protein 8 isoform X2: protein MLSGYWAETSRDLIKIEGVKQADMMILLYFIYGGIMDLPKNTDAGQILSIADMFGLEGLREVAIYTLKRDYCKFFHKPLVGMQQSVLECLYIAYSVGEEPLYTSCMRWIEKYFVKCWSERSFSNLPVDLQKDCLDVLVQSLSYRNAAFLLMESDRLISSLPGVKWAERARNLASELQEECVKFIVANFSQIIKSESFANLLQAQGMSSRPYLLEHVFNEIEKNISFQNCSSLFMALDDLLHLATENEMVFTCKIQALRDKLWSFLVQSFYAVRHTEGWKLMRPSDQDQIQAVAFDKGDDRRLAKKPTFTSSQQNRFKSVKLGESRTTETKRLSDSVLSAHRKMKSDSLGASGHTTHITRNSSGKGKEDDVKGKDVKKAVTKGAKEAKPTEKTATARPKITLKTKSENNDQSKTETCASKGDTASPPKLASSGRMVTRPKMTNGSSNPPAKVKSLKKSDKDPASPIKGSSPSVKSTHCNGELPNSSSSSGEHSHEHVPEEQPNSATNSPPVNKTLKSSLDCLKDQGVGTKSKPTVKISNGTTAKRKIIEGESRESSSSSTKKSADGSNESGLQKKKGNKLSNCTSQRPKSAPAALTKKPGDGSNMPKSISSKQPEAKLDTKVVTQSPSGDKQTPLNKKTTKTILPSASKTQPNVSSNKHGGSKSSAPNHKEPKAKVQSTSKTSILNHKPSQKGGPAVVKNNHNQPALCIEKGASKPDASEGLEGKQTANCQFVEDAGHPDDVPLSAHECCQDVSMGNQESMVQKPNLERCHCQENNAPASVLSHRSNSVEDLTAVTNGTKAVNVDRTGSGDVLFLNLSGEQKSDCKNICDSENSKCADSSSESELCSVKEVERIPKQKDRENMTFLELSETTSTSMQRHNIDTEPCLQAISASRQRTLNSTEHFVNCSSQGQISGYQRDLDIEEVADSHNSDMHFIGQWNNHSNMLHERESPESESGSASTSSDDIKPRSEDYDAGGSQDDDGSNERGISKCSTMRCHDFLGRSSSDTSTPEELKGYDGSLRIDVKMKKDSTELFRVNSTSDDEVPRRRTEPWLQRDGPRHGTNHTAVCSSVQFSQDIEHLSSSADETEDERSEAENAVVQAPPDTAVQPFQGIVNLAFDDMAEMDSENQRGPGGKGFMRSVLLSVDECEELGSDEGDAHLLHARKAGSVTPSDVFEKNATDGSSKKEDCRQTENAIERISLDHELLEENSVCGQETAETAPCKGFYKPTESELKSQTRPCHLDLYSEMPADAQRFCCPKTSNACKSQFLDYQGRDNHAPSTESSNTALSAGHIDDIDSVAQTCMYDHRPPKSLSPIYEMDPGDGIEQRLKTEARIMEIEFEDQQFVERDWTLLRQLLADHGSDVDIINSVPEDLSLAQYLINQTLLLARENSKSQGKAWGDLSSPFEDSTSVTVTSFSPDECSSPHGEWTILELETHH from the exons CCTCTAGTCGGGATGCAGCAGTCTGTATTGGAATGCCTGTATATTGCTTATTCTGTGGGGGAGGAGCCTCTGTATACGTCTTGTATGCG GTGGATCGAGAAGTATTTTGTGAAATGTTGGTCTGAGCGAAGCTTTTCCAATTTGCCGGTGGACTTGCAGAAAGACTGCCTTGACGTTTTGGTTCAGTCACTC TCTTACAGGAATGCAGCTTTTCTGTTGATGGAAAGTGACAGGCTGATCAGCAGTCTTCCTGGGGTGAAGTGGGCTGAAAGGGCACGGAATCTGGCATCAGAATTACAGGAAGAATGTGTGAAGTTTATAGTGGCAAACTTCTCCCAAATAATAAAAAGTGAAAGTTTTGCTAATTTGTTGCAG GCCCAGGGGATGAGCAGTCGACCATATCTTTTGGAACATGTTTTTAATGAAATTGAGAAAAACATTTCATTTCAAAACTGCTCTTCTCTGTTTATGGCTTTGGATGACTTATTACACTTGGCAACAGAAAATGAAATG GTTTTTACGTGCAAGATCCAGGCTCTGCGTGATAAGCTGTGGAGCTTCCTGGTCCAGTCTTTTTATGCTGTACGGCACACAGAAGGCTGGAAATTGATGCGGCCAAGTGATCAGGACCAAATACAAGCAG TTGCCTTCGACAAAGGTGATGATAGAAGACTTGCAAAGAAACCGACGTTCACCAGTTCCCAG CAAAACCGATTTAAAAGCGTGAAATTGGGAGAATCCCGCACCACAGAAACAAAGCGACTATCAGACAGTGTTTTGTCCGCTCACAGGAAGATGAAATCTGATTCTTTAGGCGCCTCTGGGCATACAACCCACATAACCAGGAATTCTTCAGGAAAAGGAAAAGAGGACGACGTAAAGGGAAAGGATGTAAAGAAAGCGGTGACAAAAGGAGCTAAAGAGGCAAAACCAACCGAGAAAACAGCCACGGCCAGACCAAAAATCACTTTAAAAACCAAATCGGAAAATAATGACCAGTCAAAGACTGAAACCTGTGCTTCCAAAGGGGACACTGCCAGCCCTCCAAAACTGGCTTCTTCTGGGAGGATGGTAACGAGGCCAAAAATGACAAACGGAAGTTCCAATCCACCCGCCAAAGTCAAGTCACTGAAGAAATCTGATAAAGACCCAGCTTCGCCCATCAAAGGTTCTTCACCAAGTGTTAAGTCGACACACTGCAATGGAGAACTTCCCAACTCAAGCTCCTCCTCAGGAGAACACAGCCACGAACATGTGCCCGAGGAGCAACCGAATTCTGCAACCAATTCCCCACCAGTCAATAAAACCCTGAAAAGCAGTCTTGATTGCTTAAAAGATCAGGGAGTAG GCACAAAATCAAAGCCTACTGTAAAGATTTCCAACGGGACCACAGCCAAACGCAAGATCATTGAAGGAGAGAGTCGGGAATCAAGCAG CTCTTCAACAAAAAAGTCTGCCGATGGAAGCAATGAATCTGGGCTTCAGAAAAAGAAGGGAAACAAACTTAGCAATTGTACTTCTCAGCGACCGAAAAGCGCCCCAGCTGCTCTGACAAAAAAGCCAG GGGATGGCTCTAATATGCCTAAATCTATTTCTTCAAAGCAACCTGAAGCAAAGCTAGACACAAAGGTGGTAACTCAATCTCCCTCTGGAGATAAGCAAACTCCCTTAAATAAAAAGACTACAAAAACCATTCTTCCTTCTGCAAGCAAAACACAACCAAATGTGTCAAGTAATAAACATGGAGGCAGTAAATCGTCAGCTCCCAACCACAAAGAGCCCAAAGCCAAAGTTCAAAGTACTTCCAAAACTtccattttgaaccataaaccgAGTCAAAAGGGCGGTcctgctgtagtaaaaaataaccaTAACCAGCCTGCTCTATGTATTGAGAAAGGAGCGTCTAAACCAGATGCTTCAGAGGGTCTGGAAGGCAAACAAACTGCCAACTGTCAATTTGTAGAAGATGCAGGCCATCCTGATGACGTACCGTTATCCGCACATGAGTGTTGTCAGGATGTTTCAATGGGCAATCAAGAATCTATGGTACAGAAGCCTAATTTAGAGCGCTGCCATTGCCAAGAAAATAATGCTCCAGCTTCTGTTCTTTCTCACAGATCTAATTCAGTAGAAGATTTGACAGCAGTAACAAATGGAACAAAGGCCGTAAATGTTGATAGAACAGGGTCGGGTGATGTCCTCTTTTTGAATCTTTCCGGCGAACAGAAGTCAGACTGTAAAAATATCTGTGACTCAGAGAACTCAAAATGTGCCGACAGCTCAAGTGAAAGCGAGTTGTGTTCTGTGAAAGAGGTTGAAAGAATTCCGAAACAAAAAGATCGAGAGAATATGACATTTCTGGAATTATCAGAGACAACTAGCACAAGTATGCAAAGACACAATATTGATACAGAACCATGTTTACAAGCTATCTCTGCTAGTCGACAGCGTACACTCAATAGCACTGAACATTTTGTAAACTGTTCATCACAAGGTCAGATCTCTGGGTATCAGAGAGATCTGGACATTGAAGAGGTAGCCGATAGCCATAACTCCGATATGCATTTTATAGGCCAATGGAATAATCACTCCAACATGTTACATGAACGTGAGAGTCCAGAATCTGAGAGCGGCAGTGCCAGTACATCCTCTGACGACATTAAGCCAAGGTCGGAAGATTATGATGCTGGTGGCTCTCAAGATGACGATGGCTCAAACGAAAGAGGAATCTCCAAGTGTAGCACGATGAGGTGTCATGATTTTCTTGGGCGAAGCAGTAGCGATACCAGTACTCCAGAAGAACTAAAAGGTTACGATGGTAGTTTAAGAAttgatgtaaaaatgaaaaaggaCAGCACCGAGTTATTCCGCGTCAACTCTACGAGTGACGATGAAGTACCTAGAAGAAGAACCGAACCATGGCTGCAAAGGGATGGCCCAAGACACGGTACAAATCACACAGCTGTTTGCAGCAGTGTACAGTTTTCTCAGGACATTGAACATCTTTCCTCATCAGCTGATGAGACTGAAGATGAGCGATCAGAGGCTGAAAACGCAGTTGTGCAAGCTCCACCAGatacagctgtacagccttttcaAGGCATCGTAAATTTAGCTTTTGATGATATGGCTGAAATGGACAGTGAGAATCAAAGAGGACCAGGAGGCAAAGGTTTTATGAGATCGGTCCTCCTCTCAGTGGATGAGTGTGAAGAACTTGGATCAGATGAAGGAGATGCTCACCTTCTACATGCACGGAAAGCTGGATCGGTAACTCCTTCTGACGTGTTCGAGAAAAACGCTACAGATGGTTCTTCCAAGAAAGAAGACTGCAGACAGACGGAGAATGCAATTGAACGTATCTCTTTAGATCATGAGCTTTTGGAAGAAAATTCAGTGTGTGGACAAGAAACTGCAGAAACCGCTCCATGTAAGGGCTTCTACAAACCAACAGAAAGTGAACTTAAGTCCCAGACACGACCATGCCATTTAGATCTGTACTCAGAAATGCCCGCTGATGCTCAAAGGTTTTGCTGTCCAAAAACTTCTAATGCTTGTAAGAGTCAGTTTCTTGACTACCAAGGCAGAGACAACCATGCACCTTCCACTGAAAGCTCCAACACTGCTTTATCTGCAG GGCACATAGATGATATTGACTCAGTGGCACAAACCTGCATGTATGACCATCGTCCTCCAAAGTCCCTTTCTCCAATATATGAGATGGATCCCGGTGACGGCATTGAGCAGAGGCTGAAGACTGAAGCTAGAATAATGGAGATTGAGTTTGAAGATCAGCAGTTTGTAGAGAGGGACTGGACACTGCTGAGACAGCTGCTAGCTGATCATGGATCAGATGTTGATATCATAAACTCCGTCCCCGAGGATCTCAGTCTAGCACAGTATCTAATCAATCAGACATTGCTCTTAGCTAGAGAAAATTCCAAATCTCAGGGCAAAGCATGGGGCGATTTATCATCTCCATTCGAGGACTCTACAAGTGTCACCGTGACTAGTTTTTCTCCTGACGAGTGTTCCTCCCCTCATGGAGAATGGACTATCCTCGAATTAGAAACCCATCACTAG